The Bos javanicus breed banteng chromosome 18, ARS-OSU_banteng_1.0, whole genome shotgun sequence genome has a segment encoding these proteins:
- the ZNF829 gene encoding zinc finger protein 829 isoform X1 has product MHDELMQTVSKGSMMFRDVSINFSQEEWECLDSGQMNLYKEVMLENFSNLVSVGLSSSKPAVISLLEQGKEPWMIDRELTRGLCSDLESMCETKLLSLKKRHFSQVIFTHEDLPTFYQPTFLIPHQKTINEEKSCEYKICGKAFNQNSQFIQHQRIHSAEKNYECKECGKSFSRGSLVTRHQRIHTGEKPYECKECGKAFSCSSYFSQHQRIHTGEKPYECKECGKAFNYCSNLNDHQRIHTGEKPYECKVCGKAFTKSSQLFPHLRIHTGEKPYECKECGKAFTQHSRLIQHHRMHTGEKPYECKECGKAFSSASTLTNHHRIHTGKKLYECKECGKAFIQSSELIQHQRIHTGEKPYECNECGKAFNKGSNLTRHQRIHTGEKPYDCKECGKSFGSRSDLIRHEGTHNG; this is encoded by the exons atgcaTGATGAACTTATGCAAACAGTGTCCAAG GGGTCAATGATGTTCAGGGACGTGTCTATAAACTTCTCTCAGGAGGAATGGGAATGCCTGGACTCTGGTCAGATGAATTTATACAAAGAAGTGATGTTGGAGAATTTCAGCAACCTGGTTTCAGTGG GACTTTCTAGTTCTAAACCGGCTGTGATCTCCCTTTTGGAACAAGGAAAAGAGCCCTGGATGATTGACAGAGAACTGACCAGAGGCCTTTGTTCAG atcTGGAATCCATGTGTGAGACCAAGTTATTATCTCTAAAGAAGAGACATTTTAGTCAAGTAATATTTACCCATGAAGACCTACCCACTTTTTATCAGCCAACATTTCTCATTCCACATCAAAAAACTATTAATGAAGAGAAATCCtgtgaatataaaatatgtgGAAAGGCCTTTAATCAAAACTCACAGTTTATTCAACATCAAAGAATTCATTCTGCTGAAAAAAACTATGAATGTAAGGAGTGTGGGAAATCCTTTAGTCGTGGCTCACTTGTTACTCGACATCAGAGGATTCACACTGGTgaaaaaccctatgaatgtaaagaatgtggcAAGGCTTTTAGTTGTAGTTCGTATTTTTCTCAACATCAGAGGATTCACACTggtgagaaaccctatgaatgtaaggaatgtggaaagGCCTTTAATTATTGCTCAAACCTTAATgatcatcagagaattcacactggtgaaaaaccctatgaatgtaaagTATGTGGAAAAGCCTTTACTAAGAGTTCACAACTTTTTCCACACCTGAGAATTCATACCGGtgagaaaccttatgaatgtaaggaatgtgggaaagcctttacTCAACATTCAAGGCTTATTCAGCACCACAGAATGCACACTGGTGAGAAACCTTATGAgtgtaaggaatgtgggaaggcctttagTAGTGCCTCAACACTTACTAACCATCACAGAATTCACACTGGCAAGAAACTCtatgaatgtaaagaatgtggaaaGGCCTTTATTCAGAGCTCAGAACTTATTCAACATCAGAGAATCCATACAGGTGAAAAACCATATGAATGTAATGAGTGTGGAAAGGCTTTTAATAAAGGCTCAAACCTTACTCGTCATCAAAGAATTCACACTGGTGAGAAACCTTATGACTGTAAAGAATGTGGGAAGTCCTTTGGTAGTCGCTCTGACCTCATCCGCCATGAAGGAACTCATAATGGATAA
- the ZNF829 gene encoding zinc finger protein 829 isoform X2 — protein MIDRELTRGLCSDLESMCETKLLSLKKRHFSQVIFTHEDLPTFYQPTFLIPHQKTINEEKSCEYKICGKAFNQNSQFIQHQRIHSAEKNYECKECGKSFSRGSLVTRHQRIHTGEKPYECKECGKAFSCSSYFSQHQRIHTGEKPYECKECGKAFNYCSNLNDHQRIHTGEKPYECKVCGKAFTKSSQLFPHLRIHTGEKPYECKECGKAFTQHSRLIQHHRMHTGEKPYECKECGKAFSSASTLTNHHRIHTGKKLYECKECGKAFIQSSELIQHQRIHTGEKPYECNECGKAFNKGSNLTRHQRIHTGEKPYDCKECGKSFGSRSDLIRHEGTHNG, from the exons ATGATTGACAGAGAACTGACCAGAGGCCTTTGTTCAG atcTGGAATCCATGTGTGAGACCAAGTTATTATCTCTAAAGAAGAGACATTTTAGTCAAGTAATATTTACCCATGAAGACCTACCCACTTTTTATCAGCCAACATTTCTCATTCCACATCAAAAAACTATTAATGAAGAGAAATCCtgtgaatataaaatatgtgGAAAGGCCTTTAATCAAAACTCACAGTTTATTCAACATCAAAGAATTCATTCTGCTGAAAAAAACTATGAATGTAAGGAGTGTGGGAAATCCTTTAGTCGTGGCTCACTTGTTACTCGACATCAGAGGATTCACACTGGTgaaaaaccctatgaatgtaaagaatgtggcAAGGCTTTTAGTTGTAGTTCGTATTTTTCTCAACATCAGAGGATTCACACTggtgagaaaccctatgaatgtaaggaatgtggaaagGCCTTTAATTATTGCTCAAACCTTAATgatcatcagagaattcacactggtgaaaaaccctatgaatgtaaagTATGTGGAAAAGCCTTTACTAAGAGTTCACAACTTTTTCCACACCTGAGAATTCATACCGGtgagaaaccttatgaatgtaaggaatgtgggaaagcctttacTCAACATTCAAGGCTTATTCAGCACCACAGAATGCACACTGGTGAGAAACCTTATGAgtgtaaggaatgtgggaaggcctttagTAGTGCCTCAACACTTACTAACCATCACAGAATTCACACTGGCAAGAAACTCtatgaatgtaaagaatgtggaaaGGCCTTTATTCAGAGCTCAGAACTTATTCAACATCAGAGAATCCATACAGGTGAAAAACCATATGAATGTAATGAGTGTGGAAAGGCTTTTAATAAAGGCTCAAACCTTACTCGTCATCAAAGAATTCACACTGGTGAGAAACCTTATGACTGTAAAGAATGTGGGAAGTCCTTTGGTAGTCGCTCTGACCTCATCCGCCATGAAGGAACTCATAATGGATAA